The Arachis ipaensis cultivar K30076 chromosome B05, Araip1.1, whole genome shotgun sequence nucleotide sequence aacctaattaaaaattcaataaaattataagcacttagaataattaaacttattttTATATATGATATAATTTTGCAAATAGGTTAATATTAGGCTTAGGAGAAGTTAATCATTTTCTTCATAGCACCCTTTTCTAaggaataaaagagaaaattaaagttgttataatttttttaatttcaatttttacgatattttttaatttaataggtGATCAAAGATTTATTCATCATTAATTTAAAAGTTATTTAAGAGATTATCTTTATCTAATAAATTACTGCATGTACAAAACAAAATCCAAATTTTTAACACTTATTTAAACATGAGTTAACTAATTACTGAATCGATACAACCCAAATTGGTTAAAGTTGTTTTTCTTCTAAAGgaagaaattaaagtaaaattaatatatttagtTACATAATAAAATACATTATCGAAGGTATAATAGCATGGAATATAAATTAATAACCAATACATTTTTATCCTCTCGTTTCTTTTGAAAAGCAATTCATTGGCAAAACATATGCTCATGTCAAAAATTTCTCCCGAAAATTGTATGAATTTCATCTTGTAATGAAAAGAAGTACTTACTTGTTTTGTTGAACAATTATGCTATTACGATTACTAGAAAGTAtaagaattaattttattttacttccACTAGCTAGTACCTCACACGGGAAAAAAGAATAAGATGCCAACAAGTAAAGATTCTTCCACCGGAAATAATGGAGAAGCCAATCCTGCATAATAATGAAAGGATGCCGCCACCAAATGAAGAAAGACAAGACCCACCATAGGGAGAAGGAGCAATTAGAGCACTGCATTTTGGCTAAAAAATTAGCTCTTTAGTATTACTTATCATTACAGAATATTATTTACAATTTCCGTGAAAGTCTATTGTTATCATGCAAGAAATTTCCGTGAAATTGCCTCGCACATGCAATGTTGCTTTTTATGAAATAACGTAGCAGATTTGAGTTGACTATGATTTCTtttatctctctctcttctttataTTCTCTCTCTGTGTGATTGAGGCAGAAGTAGACGGAGCTCACTGGTGTGAAATTGGCTTTGTGAAATTGGCACAACTTTACTACGCCAGACCATGGAATAGACATAAAGGGGCCAACAAAAGGCCAAACTCCAAATAAAGTCAGTCATAACTtctctatttatttattgaacCAATCAATTCACTGCTTCTTTCTTCTTACCTTGCTTGCTATGATTTCATTCATTTGTTGCAGGGAAATGATAAAGCACTGCATTGCCAACCTGCTAGTAAATTCCTGCCTATGATAGAAGCGGTTTCATTTGTTGCATTCTCCTTCCTTTCTTTTTCCAACTACATGTTAGACCTTAACTTGTTTGTTCCGGGTGAGTTATTTGCTCCAATCATTTTACTCACGCTTCCTTGTCTCTgtctttattattgtttttggttttaATTTTTATGCCCTCAAACTGATTGATGAAATGTCACATTTAAGCTTCCAAATAACGATGGGTCTGGTCTGGTGAGTGATAGAATGCACTCATGTTTATACATTTGTGTTTTGGTGAAATATTGGTTGAATGTCACATATGTGTTGCTCTTTTGGTCTTTCCAAGTTCAAAGTATTTTATTATTCAGCTCCAGGGGTTTTAAAAGGTTGTTTTAGTAATGTAGAGGTGCTGACTTTCAATCTTTAATTGAGATCACTAACTAAatgcttctttattttcttcagTTTTAGAACTTCGTGATTAAGAACATATCTCATTTATTTTCTTCAGGTCTTGTGCAAACATAACGAATAAAACAGGACTGCCTATGCAACGGCTACGCCATCTTTCTCTGCAAGGAGAAGGGGACGCTATTCCTAGCGGCAGTATTAGCAACCTCACCAACTTGCGTCGCGGATCTTACTTCCACCAACGTTACTGCAAGTATTTGGCTCACCCCAAGGTATGGATCTTTCCATAGATCGGTATAAGGTACTTAACACGCTTCCTTCTCTCTTACATTTACATCTACCTTTCTGTAACCTTGGAAATGTTTCATCACTTGTTTCTGATCCTATTGTTCTTCTCACAAATCTCACTCGTCTCCAACTCTTCAGTCTTGCATGGAATAAACTCTGTGCTGCCTGAGATGGTTGCCTGAGATGTCAATGTCTTTGATGGAAGTAGTGTTCTGAAAAGCATGTAGGACTGATGAATGTTGATTAAGATCATTCCATGCAAGACTGAGGAGTTGGAGACGAGTGAGATTTGTAAGAGGAACAATAGGATCAGAAACAAGTGATGACACATTTCCAAGGTTACAGAAAGGTAGATGTAAATGTAAGAGAGAAGGAATCGTGTTAAGTACCTTATACAGATCTATGGAAAGATCCATACCTTGGGGCGAGCATACCTAGCTATCAGCACCACTATCTTGGTGCAAGTTTTCCTTTATGAAGTTCACGACAACTGAGATTAACTCATCTTGATGATTAGTATATAGATGATTAGCACCTTCTATGATATGTAACTTGTGGTTTGGTATAATCTTGGCAAACTCCAATGCATCTTGAACAGGAATAACAGTCTCTGAAGAACCATGAACTGTAAGGACCCTGTCATACATTATGTGATTTCAGATTAGCTACATCTATGTGTTAAGGTTAATTTCATACCATTACTACTAATTTTCACTTGCAGTATAACCTTCCAAGCAAAATCATCTTTCACGTACGGAATTATATATATCACACTCATTCATAATTTGTCTACTCGAAATAACTCCTCTATGTTCTTTGCACGGTAGATTATGTTTTTGTTACATTCTGCAATGAATTCACCACTTGATTAGGGGGAATCAAAATGAAACAATTTTTTATTTGTCACATAAGATATTTAACCTTGCAAGCTGCCTCTCTGATTTTTAGTCATTATCCTACATTTCATTGCCTCtgctttataattttttattttttaaacagaGACCATGTAAATTCAACACACAAATTTATGAACCAAAGAATGTGCAACAAGTGGCAGAAGGGTGATTAAAACTTACTGCAATAGCAAATTCCCTCATATTCATATAATCATAAAAATGAGAAATTTATGGACACTGAATTTTTTGTTAAATATCTCTCACTACCTCATCCAATCTTAGAGGAATTGAAACAGCATGATCAATTGACAAGTTACCTGACCTATTCTTCACATCAATGAAACCGTCCTTCTTAATTCTTTTCATATAACCTTTTCCAAGTCTTTCTTCAACTCCTATCTTCAGATCATAGCGTCCAGAGATGTTGACAACTAATTTAACATCGTCATATTTAGAAGCATAAAGAAGCACCACTCCGCCTCCTGCACCAAGAGTCCAAGATACAGCAACAGTTAAATTATAAGTACAGtttgtataaaaataaaaataaaaaaattaaaagaataaatttatgAAGATGCACCAGTTATTTGGTTCTCAAAACCACACCAATAAGTTACGTTTCATCAAGTACAAATAGAAAGAAAATGACCATTCACATTGAGTAAGAGTGGAGCGCATTTCATCAATCTTACCTCACCCCATATGAAACTTGGTTTAAGGAAATATAACAAAGTACTGTGTAATACTACTTTTCTTAATACTATATCAAAACGGATGACCATCACCGAGTTCCTCTCTAGCTTATCTTTGCCTAGAATCTCAGAAATATAAGCTGAAGTTTCAATTTCAACATACATGTCAACCATGGCGAATTCAGTGACAAATCCAGAAAATTTTGATAGTAGAGACAGAATATATATAATacgataataatttttataaaaaatattacatgtacataaaaaattaactaCCAAATTACTTATGTATATTCTTACGNNNNNNNNNNNNNNNNNNNNNNNNNNNNNNNNNNNNNNNNNNNNNNNNNNNNNNNNNNNNNNNNNNNNNNNNNNttaaaatatttatttatcaaattaaaatactaaaacactaatttaaataataacatataatttaaaattctattttttttaagttttatattttaaaaaaattaaataatcttTTTCTTAACAATACAAttgaaatatctttttatctacaTATATCACTAAATgatcatttaaaaatttatatcccATACAATTAGGTCTTGATGATATTCATAGTTCAAAAAATTCTTTCAATTAATGCAGTtgtcatagaaaaactaaaactaaattcaaaagaagaaacatcgatggatcaataatattttttcaagTTGATTtctaaaaaagaatattaatctcatttaaatttaaaaattgatcatTATAACACATTCAATATGAAATTCTCAAATTGAATATCAAGTTTCGAAAATTGAGTAATACTAGAGTGAGACCCGCGCAATGTGCGGAGAGGTAGATTAtttatactatatagtatattttaataaatgttatattaaaaatattttagagaacatattataaatagattttaaatttatttatttttaaaaaagacataGGTTATTTATATTAGAATTATACAAAactgcatttttatttttttttcatttttgatttgcatTAATGGCTACACTTTGTCTTTTCTTGTGgttttttgtttgtaaataattaaaaaaaataaatgaatgagaatgaaaaacatataaaaatgttAATTAAATTTAGGAAATTTTTGACAATTAGTATGAGAGATTAAGAAATGAAGAGTAGTAAAAGTCTTAACATGTATAAGttgtagaatttgaatatttgtaactgaaattttttataattattattattatgacacttttaatgtatatttattatatttaattagtacttgatgtttcaattgaataataatagataagagtttttttgttttaatttttttaaaatattttactaaatagTAATTGGTTGATTTTCATCTTTTGCCAAGTCATTAGAATTGCTGATGTGATATCATTAGCAAAAAAAAGATGACTTAAACTCATTGTGGAGAGAGTTGGTATCagcttttatatattataaagattatctttcaaattaaattttaaatattattttttgtttgaaaacagaaccggaccggccggttcaaccggatTAACTGAGAATCGGTCACCTAGTCAATCCGGATAAAGTCAGAAACTGCTTGACaaaaaaccggtcgaaccggcggTTTACCAGTAAACCGGTAGAACCGTCCGGTTTTTAGCGGGTTTTTGGTTTAAAAATATAACcctaaacggcgtcgttttgtatctacccctctctcttctctctcactctcacaTTCACCAGAATCCCTAATTTAACCAACTAACCCTATCACAGCCCCCAGCCGCCGCCACTCTTCTCTTCCTCATCGTCTCTGTGCTCGTCGCGAAGCCCCACCAGCCACCGTCACCCCCAGCCGCCGCCATTGTTCTCCTCCTCACCGTCTTTGTGCTCGTCGTGAAGCCCGCTTCTGTGATCATCGTCGTTGGCAGTGACAGAGGGTGCCGTCGTCGTCATCCTCCTCGATCCTCTTCTCCTCTACGTCACGAGAACGGTTGCTCATTCCTCTTCAAGCGCGTCCTCTCCTCTACGTCACGAGAACAGTTGCTCAATCCTCTTCAAGCGCGTCCTCTCCTCTGTGGAATCTCTGCTTGGTTCCTCGTCGTCGCAGACTGATCCTCTTCTGAGCTCACTGTCACCGTCGTTCCTCCCTTGCCGTGTCTCCAGTAAGTCGCTGCTTCTTTAGTTTCGATTTCTAAGATTCTGGCTTCTGAGTTTGATTTTTTGTACTAGATTCTGAGTTGGGATTGTATTCTGAGTTGTATTGTTGCTTAATGTGATTCTGAATTTAATTTGGATTGTTTCACTTGGTTTTTCTGTTTCTGgatttggagattgagttgtCTGTATTATGAGTTT carries:
- the LOC107641519 gene encoding uncharacterized protein LOC107641519; amino-acid sequence: MVDMYVEIETSAYISEILGKDKLERNSVMVIRFDIVLRKVVLHSTLLYFLKPSFIWGEFFYFYFYTNCTYNLTVAVSWTLGAGGGVVLLYASKYDDVKLVVNISGRYDLKIGVEERLGKGYMKRIKKDGFIDVKNRSGNLSIDHAVSIPLRLDEVVREVLTVHGSSETVIPVQDALEFAKIIPNHKLHIIEGANHLYTNHQDELISVVVNFIKENLHQDSGADS